The Balaenoptera acutorostrata chromosome 15, mBalAcu1.1, whole genome shotgun sequence genome contains a region encoding:
- the TGM2 gene encoding protein-glutamine gamma-glutamyltransferase 2, translating into MAEDLVLERCDLELEANGRDHHTADLCREKLVVRRGQPFWLTLHFEGRNYEAGMDSLTFCAVTGPAPSEDAGTKARFRLSNTVEEGAWAATVVDQQDRALSLQLSSPASSPIGLYRLSLEASTGYQGSSFVLGHFTLLFNAWCPADAVYLDSDEERREYVLTQQGFIYQGSAKFIKSIPWNFGQFEVEILDICLMLLDVNPKFLRDAGRDCSRRSSPVYVGRVVSGMVNCNDDQGVLLGRWDNNYRDGISPMFWIGSVDILRRWKNDGCQRVKYGQCWVFAAVACTVLRCLGVPTRVVTNYNSAHDQNSNLLIEYFRNEFGEIQSDKSEMIWNFHCWVESWMTRPDLQPGYEGWQALDPTPQEKSEGTYCCGPVPVRAIKVGDLSTKYDAPFVFAEVNADVVDWIRQDDGSMHKSINHSLVVGQKISTKSVGRDQREDITHTYKYPEGSAEEREAFARANHQNKLADKEETGVAMRIRAGQGMNRGSDFDVFAHITNTTAEDHTGCLLLCARTVSYNGILGPECGTKDLLNFSLEPFSEKSIPLRILYEKYCDCLTESNLIKVRGLFVEPAANSYLLAERDIYLENPEIKIRILGEPKQNRKLVAEVSLWNPLTVPLSGCTFTVEGAGLTDEQKTVEIPDPVEAGAEVKVRVDLLPRNAGRHKLVVNFESDRLKAVKGFRNVIINTS; encoded by the exons GCCCAGCCCCCAGCGAGGATGCCGGGACCAAGGCCCGCTTCAGGCTGTCCAATACTGTGGAGGAGGGTGCCTGGGCGGCCACGGTGGTGGACCAGCAGGACAGGGCCCTCTCACTGCAGCTCAGCAGCCCAGCCAGCTCCCCCATCGGCCTGTACCGCCTCAGCCTGGAGGCCTCCACTGGCTACCAGGGCTCCAGCTTCGTGCTGGGTCACTTCACCCTGCTCTTCAATGCCTGGTGCCCAG CGGACGCTGTGTACCTGGACTCAGATGAGGAGCGGCGGGAGTATGTCCTCACCCAACAGGGCTTCATCTACCAGGGCTCAGCCAAGTTCATCAAGAGCATACCTTGGAATTTTGGGCAG TTTGAAGTCGAGATTCTAGACATCTGCCTGATGCTCTTGGACGTCAACCCCAAGTTCCTGAGGGACGCTGGCCGCGACTGCTCCCGCCGCAGCAGTCCAGTCTACGTGGGCCGGGTGGTGAGCGGCATG GTCAACTGCAATGATGACCAGGGCGTGCTGCTGGGACGCTGGGACAACAACTACAGGGATGGCATCAGCCCCATGTTCTGGATCGGCAGCGTGGACATCCTGCGTCGCTGGAAGAATGACGGCTGCCAGCGCGTCAAGTATGGCCAGtgctgggtctttgctgctgtggcCTGCACTG TGCTGCGGTGCCTCGGCGTCCCCACCCGCGTCGTGACCAACTATAACTCGGCCCACGACCAGAACAGCAACCTGCTCATTGAGTACTTCCGCAACGAGTTTGGGGAGATCCAGAGCGACAAGAGCGAGATGATCTG GAACTTCCACTGCTGGGTGGAGTCGTGGATGACCAGGCCTGACCTGCAGCCGGGATACGAGGGGTGGCAGGCCCTGGACCCCACGCCCCAGGAGAAGAGCGAAG GGACATACTGCTGTGGCCCGGTTCCCGTTCGTGCCATCAAGGTGGGCGACCTGAGCACCAAGTACGATGCCCCTTTCGTCTTTGCCGAGGTCAACGCCGACGTGGTGGACTGGATCCGGCAGGATGATGGGTCCATGCACAAGTCCATCAACCACTCCCTGGTCGTGGGGCAGAAGATCAGCACAAAGAGCGTGGGCAGAGATCAGCGGGAGGACATTACCCACACCTACAAGTACCCGGAGG GGTCCGCAGAGGAGAGGGAAGCCTTTGCAAGGGCCAACCACCAGAACAAACTGGCTGATAAAGAGGAGACAGGGGTGGCCATGCGGATCCGTGCGGGCCAGGGCATGAACAGGGGCAGCGACTTTGACGTCTTTGCCCACATCACCAACACCACTGCCGAGGACCACACTGGCTGCCTCCTGCTCTGTGCCCGCACCGTCAGCTACAATGGGATCCTGGGACCCGAGTGTGGCACCAAGGACCTGCTCAACTTTTCCCTGGAGCCCTTCTCTG AGAAGAGCATTCCCCTTCGAATCCTCTACGAAAAGTATTGTGACTGCCTGACCGAGTCGAATCTCATCAAAGTGCGGGGCCTCTTCGTCGAGCCAGCTGCCAACAGCTACCTGCTGGCTGAGAGGGACATCTATCTGGAGAATCCAGAAATCAAGATCCGG ATCCTGGGAGAGCCCAAGCAGAATCGCAAGCTGGTGGCTGAGGTGTCCCTGTGGAACCCGCTCACCGTGCCGCTGTCAGGCTGCACCTTCACCGTGGAGGGGGCGGGCCTGACCGACGAGCAGAAGACCGTGGAAAT cCCGGACCCCGTGGAGGCGGGGGCGGAAGTCAAGGTGAGGGTGGACCTGCTGCCCCGGAACGCGGGCCGCCACAAGCTGGTGGTGAACTTCGAGAGCGACAGGCTGAAGGCCGTGAAGGGCTTCAGGAACGTCATTATTAACACCTCCTAA